From Micromonospora nigra, one genomic window encodes:
- a CDS encoding bile acid:sodium symporter family protein, giving the protein MSSGLSIVLFPVALGIVMLGLGLTLTVDDFRRVLAYPRAVVVSLVCQMLVLPAICLGLVLVADLRAELAVGMMLLAASPGGSTASLYSHLFKGNVALNLTLTAINSVLALFTLPLIVNLSVAAFIGSDSSIGLPVDKVIQVFALVLVPIAVGMTVRRRRPAFAARMQRPVKIVSVVVLVVVLTGAVLGIRGEIAATVGAVGLVALVFNLASLAVGYAVPRLLRVGHPEAVASSFEIGIHNATLAITIALSPALLNNSDIGMPPAIYGTLMFFTAAVFGFVAARHRSVATAGGRVPTSAR; this is encoded by the coding sequence ATGAGCTCCGGTCTGTCGATCGTGTTGTTCCCCGTCGCGCTGGGCATCGTCATGCTCGGCCTCGGGCTCACCCTGACGGTGGACGACTTCCGCCGCGTCCTGGCCTACCCCCGGGCCGTCGTCGTGTCGCTGGTCTGCCAGATGCTGGTCCTGCCGGCCATCTGCCTGGGGCTGGTCCTGGTCGCCGACCTGCGGGCCGAACTGGCCGTCGGGATGATGCTGCTGGCCGCCTCCCCCGGTGGCAGCACGGCCAGCCTCTACAGCCACCTGTTCAAGGGCAACGTCGCGCTCAACCTGACCCTGACCGCCATCAACTCGGTGCTGGCCCTGTTCACCCTGCCCCTGATCGTGAACCTGTCCGTCGCCGCGTTCATCGGCTCGGACAGCTCCATCGGGCTGCCGGTCGACAAGGTGATCCAGGTGTTCGCCCTCGTGCTCGTCCCCATCGCGGTCGGCATGACCGTGCGCCGGCGGCGGCCCGCCTTCGCCGCACGCATGCAGCGACCCGTGAAGATCGTCTCCGTCGTCGTCCTCGTCGTGGTCCTCACCGGCGCCGTGCTCGGCATCCGGGGTGAAATCGCCGCCACGGTGGGTGCGGTGGGTCTGGTCGCCCTGGTGTTCAACCTCGCCAGCCTGGCCGTCGGGTACGCCGTGCCGCGCCTGCTGCGCGTCGGGCACCCCGAGGCCGTGGCCTCGTCGTTCGAGATCGGCATCCACAACGCCACCCTGGCCATCACCATCGCGCTCAGCCCGGCCCTGCTGAACAACAGCGACATCGGGATGCCCCCGGCCATCTACGGCACACTGATGTTCTTCACCGCCGCGGTGTTCGGGTTCGTCGCCGCCCGGCACCGCAGCGTCGCCACCGCCGGCGGGCGCGTGCCCACCTCGGCAAGGTGA
- a CDS encoding aminotransferase class III-fold pyridoxal phosphate-dependent enzyme — protein MQHLMSRRHVVDMCRTMLARGYLKATEGNVSVRVPGHRLYAVTPSNYDYDRMRVEDVCIVDFDGRHVPDGPGEGLAPSIECGMHANIYRERPDVNAIVHTHQPYASALAFLRKPIPALTDEQVRFLGRQVAIVDYAPSGTGWLARNVQKKVAGGDNAFIIANHGIVALGTDPDRAVFNMALLEKVSLAYLLALTTETGRVYTIPAAIREVAFSKLRADEKRIAAQLTEAVEPLRVPADEELPSADAVSAEAAGTARDQADQQGQPDRADDRRDQESPGGESARLGYAISEYPDVDDVMRRLRALTAQPVRGLRHDAMLDVLGWFDTKCRASREITDRAKLRIPGGVQHNLAFNYPFPLAIDKAEGAHLVDRDGNTYIDFLQAGGPTVLGSNYAPVNERVAEAVRESGPVTGLFHEYELKLAEIIHRYLPHVEMYRSLGSGTEAVMAAVRGARAFTGKKMVIKVGGAYHGWSDTMVYGLRVPGTYRMNAKGIPFGATSRTREAFPHDLGQLRRKLIENRVRGGTAAVVVEPLGPESGTRPAPRDFNAKVRELCDEFGALLVFDEVVTGFRLGLGGAAGYFGVTPDLTVLGKAVSGGYPMAGGVGGRADVMAVFGSGLDGRSGAHIQVGGTLSANPLSCAAGYFAIEEMARTNAPVIAGRAGDRLTRGLQRLIDRFGLPYVAYNQGSIVHLECSGVMLLDMRNPVKLLRENKARKRLMEQMGAAYAAHGIITLAGSRMYTSMADTDEVIDDALARFERVFELVEGV, from the coding sequence GTGCAGCACCTCATGTCCCGTCGACACGTCGTCGACATGTGCCGCACGATGCTCGCGCGGGGCTACCTCAAGGCGACCGAGGGCAACGTGTCCGTCCGGGTCCCCGGTCACCGGCTCTACGCGGTGACCCCGAGCAACTACGACTACGACCGGATGCGCGTCGAGGACGTCTGCATCGTCGACTTCGACGGCAGGCACGTGCCCGACGGCCCCGGCGAGGGGCTGGCGCCGTCCATCGAGTGCGGGATGCACGCCAACATCTACCGGGAACGCCCGGACGTCAACGCGATCGTGCACACCCACCAGCCGTACGCCTCGGCCCTGGCCTTCCTGCGCAAGCCGATCCCGGCTCTCACCGACGAGCAGGTGCGCTTCCTGGGCAGGCAGGTGGCCATCGTCGACTACGCCCCGTCGGGCACCGGTTGGCTGGCGAGGAACGTGCAGAAGAAGGTTGCCGGCGGGGACAACGCCTTCATCATCGCCAACCACGGCATCGTCGCGCTGGGCACCGACCCGGACCGGGCGGTGTTCAACATGGCGCTGCTGGAGAAGGTCTCCCTCGCCTACCTGCTGGCCCTGACCACCGAGACCGGCCGGGTCTACACGATCCCCGCCGCGATCCGCGAGGTCGCCTTCAGCAAGCTGCGCGCCGACGAGAAGCGCATCGCCGCCCAGCTCACCGAGGCGGTGGAGCCGCTGCGGGTGCCCGCCGACGAGGAACTGCCGAGCGCCGACGCGGTGTCCGCCGAGGCGGCGGGCACGGCACGCGACCAGGCCGACCAGCAAGGCCAGCCCGACCGAGCCGACGACCGGCGCGACCAGGAGTCCCCCGGCGGCGAGTCGGCGCGGCTCGGGTACGCGATCAGCGAGTATCCCGACGTGGACGACGTGATGCGGCGGTTGCGGGCGCTGACCGCGCAGCCGGTGCGCGGGCTGCGCCACGACGCCATGCTCGACGTGCTGGGCTGGTTCGACACCAAGTGCCGGGCCAGCCGGGAGATCACCGACCGCGCGAAGTTGCGCATCCCGGGCGGGGTGCAGCACAACCTGGCCTTCAACTACCCGTTCCCCCTCGCCATCGACAAGGCCGAGGGCGCACACCTGGTCGACCGCGACGGCAACACCTACATCGACTTCCTCCAGGCCGGCGGCCCGACCGTCCTGGGCAGCAACTACGCGCCGGTCAACGAGCGGGTCGCCGAGGCCGTGCGGGAGTCCGGGCCGGTGACCGGGCTGTTCCACGAGTACGAGCTGAAGCTCGCCGAGATCATCCACCGGTACCTGCCGCACGTGGAGATGTACCGCTCCCTCGGCTCCGGCACCGAGGCGGTGATGGCCGCCGTGCGCGGGGCCCGCGCCTTCACCGGCAAGAAGATGGTGATCAAGGTGGGCGGGGCGTACCACGGCTGGTCCGACACGATGGTCTACGGGCTGCGGGTGCCCGGCACCTACCGGATGAACGCCAAGGGCATCCCCTTCGGCGCCACCAGCCGCACCCGGGAGGCGTTCCCGCACGACCTGGGCCAGCTGCGGCGCAAGCTGATCGAGAACCGGGTACGCGGCGGCACCGCCGCCGTGGTCGTCGAGCCCCTCGGCCCCGAGTCGGGCACCCGACCCGCCCCACGCGACTTCAACGCGAAGGTCCGCGAGCTGTGCGACGAGTTCGGCGCGTTGCTGGTCTTCGACGAGGTGGTCACCGGCTTCCGGCTCGGCCTGGGCGGCGCGGCCGGCTACTTCGGCGTCACCCCCGACCTCACCGTGCTGGGGAAGGCGGTCTCCGGTGGCTACCCGATGGCCGGCGGGGTGGGCGGCCGGGCCGACGTCATGGCGGTGTTCGGCTCCGGTCTCGACGGCCGCAGCGGCGCGCACATCCAGGTCGGCGGCACCCTGTCGGCCAACCCGCTGTCCTGCGCGGCGGGTTACTTCGCCATCGAGGAGATGGCGCGCACCAACGCGCCGGTGATCGCCGGGCGGGCCGGCGACCGGCTGACCCGTGGCCTGCAACGGCTGATCGACCGGTTCGGCCTGCCGTACGTGGCCTACAACCAGGGGTCGATCGTGCACCTGGAGTGCAGTGGCGTCATGCTGCTGGACATGCGCAACCCGGTGAAGCTGCTGCGGGAGAACAAGGCCCGCAAGCGGCTGATGGAACAGATGGGCGCCGCGTACGCCGCGCACGGCATCATCACCCTCGCCGGCTCCCGGATGTACACGTCGATGGCCGACACCGACGAGGTGATCGACGACGCCCTGGCCCGGTTCGAGCGGGTGTTCGAGCTGGTCGAGGGGGTCTGA
- a CDS encoding catalase — protein sequence MDSRTPAKAVKDVVEKVTDALTPDVPGAPGSAPPSVEEPTTPHDPLPPKPEQGAPQTRTPTGVETGAPATAMGQQGAFLTTAQGARLRDTDHSLKAGPRGPVLLQDHHLREKITHFDHERIPERVVHARGAGAHGLFTGYGTAEEVTRAGFLGKGRETEVFVRFSTVLGSRGSADTVRDTRGFATKFYTDEGTFDLVGNNMPVFFIQDAIKFPDIIHAGKPHPDREIPQAQSAHDTFWDFVSLHTEAQHHTIWNMSDRGIPRSYRTMEGFGVHTFRLVNAAGETALAKFHWKPKLGVHSLTWEEAQMLAGVDPDFHRRDLYDAIEAGAYPEWELGIQVFPDTPEETFAGIDLLDPTKIVPEELAPVQPVGKLVLNRTPTNFFAESEQVAFHVGHLPPGIDVTNDPLLQGRLFSYVDTQLTRLGGPNFSQIPVNRPHAPVNDMLRDGFHQHAVHAGVAPYRPNSLDGGNPFPAGDADDAFVDVPVRVTEAPKVRANPATFDDHFSQARLFWLSMSPVEKEHIVRAYTFELGKCYHQAIRERQLQCLANIDPVLCAQVATGLGLPAPQPTVPLGEATPSPALSQVGRQWPADGRMVGIVVDPDGDLDDVHQVRHAVFAAGMVPLLIAPHGGTIGGLTVQRTFATGRSVELDAVLLAAAPAPAPDALPARDAKAGAAGPAAVDPRVLLLVEECWRHAKAIGAWGAGADVLRQAGLVDSPGVVTGGSGTETLTAVQQLMAAHRVWERFPAAIA from the coding sequence ATGGATTCCCGCACACCCGCCAAGGCAGTCAAGGACGTCGTGGAGAAGGTCACCGACGCCCTCACCCCCGACGTGCCCGGTGCGCCGGGCAGCGCGCCGCCCAGCGTCGAGGAGCCGACGACGCCGCACGACCCGTTGCCGCCGAAGCCGGAGCAGGGGGCCCCGCAGACCCGCACGCCCACCGGCGTGGAGACCGGCGCGCCGGCCACCGCCATGGGGCAGCAGGGCGCCTTCCTGACGACCGCGCAGGGGGCGAGGCTGCGCGACACGGACCACTCGCTGAAGGCGGGGCCGCGCGGTCCGGTGCTGTTGCAGGACCACCACCTGCGCGAGAAGATCACCCACTTCGACCACGAGCGCATCCCCGAGCGGGTGGTCCACGCCCGGGGTGCCGGCGCCCACGGCCTGTTCACCGGTTACGGCACCGCCGAGGAGGTCACCCGGGCGGGGTTCCTGGGCAAGGGCAGGGAGACGGAGGTCTTCGTCCGGTTCTCCACCGTCCTCGGCTCACGCGGATCGGCCGACACGGTGCGCGACACCCGCGGTTTCGCGACCAAGTTCTACACCGACGAGGGCACGTTCGACCTGGTCGGCAACAACATGCCGGTGTTCTTCATCCAGGACGCCATCAAGTTCCCCGACATCATCCACGCCGGCAAGCCGCACCCCGACCGGGAGATCCCGCAGGCGCAGAGCGCGCACGACACCTTCTGGGACTTCGTCTCCCTGCACACGGAGGCGCAGCACCACACGATATGGAACATGTCCGACCGGGGCATCCCGCGCTCGTACCGGACGATGGAGGGCTTCGGCGTCCACACCTTCCGGCTGGTGAACGCCGCCGGTGAGACGGCGTTGGCCAAGTTCCACTGGAAGCCGAAGCTGGGCGTGCACTCCCTGACCTGGGAGGAGGCGCAGATGCTGGCCGGCGTGGACCCGGACTTCCACCGCCGCGACCTGTACGACGCCATCGAGGCCGGCGCGTACCCGGAGTGGGAGCTGGGCATCCAGGTGTTCCCCGACACCCCCGAGGAGACCTTCGCCGGCATCGACCTGCTCGACCCGACGAAGATCGTGCCGGAGGAACTGGCCCCGGTGCAGCCCGTCGGAAAGCTGGTGCTCAACCGCACGCCGACGAACTTCTTCGCCGAGTCCGAGCAGGTCGCCTTCCACGTCGGTCACCTGCCGCCGGGCATCGACGTCACGAACGACCCACTGTTGCAGGGCCGGCTGTTCTCGTACGTGGACACCCAGCTCACCCGGCTGGGCGGGCCGAACTTCTCCCAGATCCCGGTCAACCGCCCGCACGCCCCGGTCAACGACATGCTGCGGGACGGCTTCCACCAGCACGCCGTCCACGCCGGGGTGGCGCCGTACCGGCCGAACTCGCTCGACGGCGGCAACCCCTTCCCCGCCGGCGACGCCGACGACGCGTTCGTCGACGTGCCCGTGCGGGTGACCGAGGCGCCGAAGGTGCGCGCGAACCCGGCCACCTTCGACGACCACTTCAGTCAGGCGCGGCTGTTCTGGCTGAGCATGTCGCCGGTCGAGAAGGAACACATCGTGCGCGCGTACACCTTCGAGCTCGGCAAGTGCTACCACCAGGCGATCAGGGAGCGGCAGCTACAGTGCCTGGCCAACATCGACCCGGTGCTGTGCGCCCAGGTCGCCACCGGCCTGGGGCTGCCCGCACCGCAGCCGACCGTGCCGCTCGGGGAGGCCACGCCCAGCCCCGCGCTGTCGCAGGTGGGTCGGCAGTGGCCGGCCGACGGCCGGATGGTGGGGATCGTGGTCGACCCCGACGGTGACCTCGACGACGTGCACCAGGTGCGTCACGCGGTGTTCGCCGCCGGCATGGTGCCGCTGCTGATCGCCCCGCACGGCGGGACGATCGGTGGCCTGACGGTGCAGCGGACGTTCGCCACCGGGCGGTCGGTCGAGCTGGACGCCGTCCTGCTGGCCGCGGCGCCGGCGCCCGCGCCGGATGCGCTGCCGGCCCGCGACGCCAAGGCCGGCGCGGCGGGCCCGGCGGCCGTCGACCCGCGCGTGCTGTTGCTGGTGGAGGAGTGCTGGCGGCACGCCAAGGCGATCGGCGCGTGGGGCGCCGGCGCCGACGTGCTGCGGCAGGCCGGTCTGGTCGACTCTCCCGGTGTCGTCACGGGTGGGTCGGGCACCGAGACCCTCACCGCCGTGCAGCAGTTGATGGCCGCCCACCGGGTGTGGGAGAGGTTCCCCGCGGCGATCGCCTGA
- a CDS encoding YqjF family protein, which translates to MNIEPVDAAPGQGFHRAVLRQRWEHLTFLHWAVAPEVVAPLLPPGTRPDTLDGVSHVGLIGFRMVGLGFGLGPAVPYFGSFWETNVRLYSVDDTGRRAVVFRSLDASRLIPVLVARATLRLPYLWSRMRLDRDGDRLTYRCRRRWPGPVGAASRMTVRVGGPIADPTPLEHFVTARWGLHTRAYGRTLHLPNWHPRWPLHRAELLHLDDELVAAAGLPPPAGAPASVLYAPGVPVRFGPPVALR; encoded by the coding sequence GTGAACATCGAGCCCGTCGACGCGGCACCCGGTCAGGGGTTCCACCGCGCGGTCCTGCGGCAGCGCTGGGAGCATCTCACCTTCCTGCACTGGGCGGTCGCCCCGGAGGTCGTCGCGCCGCTGCTGCCTCCCGGTACCCGCCCGGACACCCTCGACGGGGTCAGTCACGTCGGCCTGATCGGCTTCCGGATGGTCGGGCTGGGGTTCGGCCTCGGGCCGGCGGTGCCCTACTTCGGCAGCTTCTGGGAGACCAACGTCCGGCTCTACTCCGTCGACGACACCGGCCGGCGTGCGGTGGTGTTCCGGTCGCTCGACGCGTCCCGCCTGATCCCGGTGCTGGTCGCCCGGGCGACCCTGCGACTGCCGTACCTGTGGTCGAGGATGCGGCTGGACCGCGACGGTGACCGGCTCACCTACCGGTGCCGGCGTCGCTGGCCCGGCCCCGTCGGGGCGGCGAGCCGGATGACGGTACGGGTCGGCGGGCCCATCGCCGACCCGACCCCGCTGGAACACTTCGTCACCGCCCGCTGGGGCCTGCACACCCGGGCGTACGGGCGGACGCTGCACCTGCCGAACTGGCATCCCCGCTGGCCGTTGCACCGGGCCGAGCTGCTGCACCTCGACGACGAACTGGTCGCCGCCGCCGGGCTGCCGCCGCCGGCCGGCGCGCCGGCCAGCGTGCTCTACGCGCCCGGCGTCCCGGTCCGGTTCGGCCCGCCGGTCGCCCTGCGCTGA
- a CDS encoding xylulokinase, with product MGATPPQVLAIDLGTSGMKAALVAADGTVTGWAERAVPLRVLPGGGAEQDPLAWWDALGQVTAELGRAHPGHLRAVTTVCASTQGEGTIAVDAAGEPLTACISWLDMRGRPHLRRQFGGFPSYQGMSVRRIARWLRLTGGMPSPTGKDPAAHMLLVRDEMPAVYARTASFLNVLDWINLRLTGRTVATVDSILTSWVTDNRRPGDVRYAPALVADCGIDADKLPPIVACTEVVGTLSPAAAAHLGLPQSVRVVAGAVDNSAAAVGAGTTSDNEPHLYLGTSSWIAAHVPRKKTDVAAGIAAVPCALPDRYLMTALQATAGANLTWLRDKVVEYDDPLLSAGHVSRDEGRSSTPSTRSCRPCRRARTGCSTPPGCTANAPPSTTPTCVPRSSTSPSTPTARTCCGRSSRGSR from the coding sequence GTGGGGGCCACACCGCCGCAGGTCCTCGCGATCGACCTCGGCACCTCCGGGATGAAGGCCGCCCTCGTCGCCGCCGACGGCACCGTCACCGGCTGGGCCGAGCGGGCGGTGCCGCTGCGGGTGCTGCCCGGCGGCGGGGCGGAACAGGACCCGCTCGCCTGGTGGGACGCCCTCGGTCAGGTCACCGCCGAGCTGGGTCGTGCCCATCCCGGGCACCTGCGGGCGGTGACCACCGTGTGCGCCTCGACGCAGGGCGAGGGGACCATCGCCGTCGACGCCGCCGGCGAGCCGCTGACCGCGTGCATCAGCTGGCTCGACATGCGCGGCAGGCCCCACCTGCGCCGGCAGTTCGGCGGCTTCCCGTCGTACCAGGGGATGTCGGTGCGGCGCATCGCGCGCTGGCTGCGCCTGACCGGCGGGATGCCGTCGCCGACCGGCAAGGACCCCGCCGCCCACATGCTGCTGGTCCGCGACGAGATGCCGGCGGTGTACGCGCGCACCGCGTCGTTCCTCAACGTGCTCGACTGGATCAACCTGCGGCTGACCGGGCGCACCGTCGCCACCGTCGACTCGATCCTCACCTCCTGGGTGACGGACAACCGGCGGCCCGGTGACGTCCGGTACGCCCCCGCCCTGGTCGCCGACTGCGGCATCGACGCCGACAAGTTGCCGCCGATCGTCGCGTGCACCGAGGTGGTCGGCACGCTCAGCCCGGCCGCCGCCGCTCACCTGGGGCTGCCGCAGTCGGTGCGGGTGGTGGCGGGGGCCGTCGACAACTCCGCCGCCGCGGTCGGCGCGGGCACCACCAGCGACAACGAACCCCACCTCTATCTCGGCACATCGTCGTGGATCGCCGCCCACGTGCCGCGCAAGAAGACCGACGTCGCCGCCGGCATCGCGGCGGTGCCGTGCGCGCTGCCGGACCGCTACCTGATGACGGCCCTGCAGGCCACCGCCGGGGCCAACCTGACCTGGCTGCGCGACAAGGTGGTCGAGTACGACGATCCGTTGCTCAGCGCCGGGCACGTCAGCCGGGACGAGGGTCGATCTTCGACGCCTTCGACGCGATCCTGCCGACCGTGCCGCCGGGCGCGAACGGGGTGCTCTACACCCCCTGGCTGTACGGCGAACGCGCCCCCGTCGACGACGCCAACCTGCGTGCCGCGTTCCTCAACATCTCCCTCGACACCAACCGCTCGGACCTGCTGCGGGCGGTCTTCGAGGGGGTCGCGTTGA
- a CDS encoding multidrug effflux MFS transporter encodes MPGDLMTGRQRLRLVLVLGSLIAVGPLTIDMYLPALPAIVDGFGTTSAAVQLTLTGTLVGMAVGQLLIGPLSDAVGRRRPLIAGTALHVLASVGCAVAPNVATLGVLRVVQGLGAAAAAVIAMAVIRDLFSGAAFARLLSRLLLVMGVAPILAPTLGSAVLRWTQWRGVFVALAVLGVLLVLVAGFGLRETLPPERRRRGGLRPTVGLYGLLLRDRTFVGLVLVAGLAMAALFAYVAGSSFVLQEQYGLDEQEFGLAFGAGAFGLIAATQGNVRLLRRHSPQRILVTALAVGTGAGLALLGFAATGIGGLPAVLASLWVVLAAAGLAIPNAPALALAGHGEAAGTASALLGAAQFGIGALAAPLVGVLGTGAAAMALVVAGCMVAAQVVLHLVVRPARLAAPEVPVVAVATH; translated from the coding sequence ATGCCGGGTGACCTGATGACCGGCCGGCAGCGCCTGCGACTCGTGCTCGTCCTCGGTTCGCTGATCGCGGTCGGTCCGCTGACCATCGACATGTACCTGCCGGCGTTGCCCGCGATCGTCGACGGCTTCGGCACCACCTCCGCGGCCGTCCAGCTGACCCTCACCGGCACGCTGGTCGGAATGGCCGTCGGGCAGTTGCTGATCGGTCCGCTGTCCGACGCCGTGGGCCGGCGGAGGCCACTGATCGCGGGCACCGCGCTGCACGTGCTGGCGTCGGTGGGCTGCGCCGTCGCGCCCAACGTGGCGACGCTCGGCGTGCTGCGGGTGGTGCAGGGCCTCGGGGCGGCAGCCGCCGCCGTGATCGCCATGGCGGTGATCCGCGACCTGTTCAGCGGCGCGGCGTTCGCCCGGTTGCTCTCCCGGCTGCTGCTGGTGATGGGCGTGGCTCCGATTCTGGCACCGACGCTCGGCAGCGCGGTGCTGCGGTGGACGCAGTGGCGTGGCGTGTTCGTGGCGTTGGCGGTGCTCGGTGTCCTGCTGGTGCTGGTCGCCGGGTTCGGCCTGCGGGAGACGCTGCCGCCGGAGCGTCGGCGCCGTGGTGGGCTCCGCCCCACCGTCGGGCTGTACGGCCTGCTGCTGCGGGACCGCACCTTCGTCGGGCTGGTGCTGGTCGCCGGGTTGGCCATGGCCGCGCTGTTCGCCTACGTCGCCGGTTCGTCGTTCGTCCTCCAGGAGCAGTACGGCCTGGACGAGCAGGAGTTCGGGTTGGCCTTCGGTGCGGGCGCGTTCGGGCTGATCGCCGCCACCCAGGGCAACGTGCGGTTGCTGCGCCGTCATTCTCCGCAGCGGATCCTGGTCACTGCCCTGGCCGTGGGAACAGGTGCCGGCCTGGCGCTGCTCGGTTTCGCCGCGACCGGCATCGGCGGGCTGCCCGCCGTGCTGGCGTCGCTGTGGGTGGTGCTCGCGGCGGCGGGCCTGGCGATACCGAACGCCCCGGCCCTGGCCCTGGCCGGGCACGGGGAGGCGGCCGGCACGGCGTCGGCGCTGCTCGGCGCGGCGCAGTTCGGCATCGGCGCTCTCGCGGCACCGCTGGTGGGTGTGCTCGGCACCGGTGCGGCGGCGATGGCCCTGGTGGTGGCCGGTTGCATGGTGGCGGCGCAGGTCGTGCTGCACCTCGTGGTGCGGCCGGCGCGGCTCGCCGCGCCGGAGGTGCCCGTCGTCGCCGTCGCGACGCACTGA
- the sthA gene encoding Si-specific NAD(P)(+) transhydrogenase: MYDYDVLVLGSGPSGQKAAIAAAKLGRRVGIVDRRDMIGGVCINTGTVPSKTLREAVLYLTGLSQRDLYGSSYRVKEEITVGDLAARTQHVISRQTDVIRNQLARNRITMITGTGRFADANAVWVDAGSGREQRVTFDKAVIAAGTRPARPDSVDFDDRTIVDSDGVINLQAVPRSMVVVGAGVIGMEYASLFAALGTKVTVVERRDRMLDFCDEEIVESLKYHLRDLSVTFRFGEEVAAVEKHGDAALCVLRSGKKIVADTVMYSAGRQGQTDGLGLEAAGLEADRRGRIAVDGDYRTAVPNIYAVGDVIGFPALASTSMEQGRLAAQHACGEPARAMPELQPIGIYTIPEISFVGRTEDELTDSSTPFEVGVARYRELARGQIVGDSYGMLKLLVSPTDGRLLGVHVFGTGATEIVHIGQAVMGCGGTVDYLVDAVFNYPTLAEAYKVAALDAVNKIRNVSRIDRG; the protein is encoded by the coding sequence GTGTACGACTACGACGTGTTGGTGCTGGGCTCCGGGCCCAGCGGTCAGAAGGCCGCGATCGCCGCCGCCAAACTCGGCCGGCGGGTCGGCATCGTGGACCGCCGCGACATGATCGGCGGGGTGTGTATCAACACCGGCACCGTGCCGTCCAAGACGCTGCGGGAGGCCGTGCTCTACCTGACGGGCCTGAGCCAGCGGGACCTGTACGGCAGCAGCTACCGGGTCAAGGAGGAGATCACGGTCGGCGATCTGGCCGCCCGGACGCAACACGTGATCAGCCGGCAGACCGACGTGATCCGCAACCAGTTGGCCCGCAACCGGATCACCATGATCACCGGCACCGGCCGGTTCGCCGACGCGAACGCCGTGTGGGTGGACGCGGGCTCCGGCCGCGAGCAGCGGGTCACCTTCGACAAGGCCGTCATCGCCGCGGGCACCCGGCCGGCCCGCCCGGACAGCGTCGACTTCGACGACCGGACGATCGTCGACTCCGACGGGGTCATCAACCTGCAGGCCGTCCCCCGCAGCATGGTGGTGGTCGGTGCCGGGGTCATCGGCATGGAGTACGCGTCCCTGTTCGCCGCGCTCGGCACGAAGGTGACGGTGGTGGAGCGCCGTGACCGGATGCTCGACTTCTGCGACGAGGAGATCGTCGAGTCGTTGAAGTACCACCTGCGCGACCTGTCGGTGACGTTCCGGTTCGGCGAGGAGGTCGCCGCGGTCGAGAAGCACGGCGACGCCGCGCTGTGCGTGCTCCGCAGCGGTAAGAAGATCGTCGCGGACACCGTGATGTACTCGGCCGGGCGTCAGGGGCAGACCGACGGCCTCGGGCTGGAGGCGGCCGGGCTGGAGGCGGACCGGCGGGGCCGGATCGCCGTCGACGGCGACTACCGCACCGCCGTGCCCAACATCTACGCCGTCGGTGACGTGATCGGCTTCCCCGCGTTGGCGTCCACGTCGATGGAGCAGGGCCGGCTGGCGGCGCAGCACGCCTGCGGCGAGCCGGCCCGCGCGATGCCGGAGTTGCAGCCGATCGGCATCTACACGATCCCGGAGATCAGTTTCGTCGGCCGGACCGAGGACGAGCTGACCGACAGTTCGACGCCGTTCGAGGTGGGGGTGGCCCGCTACCGCGAGCTGGCCCGGGGGCAGATCGTGGGTGACTCGTACGGCATGTTGAAGCTGCTCGTCTCGCCGACGGACGGCCGGCTGCTCGGCGTGCACGTGTTCGGCACCGGCGCCACCGAGATCGTCCACATCGGGCAGGCGGTGATGGGCTGCGGCGGCACGGTCGACTACCTGGTCGACGCCGTCTTCAACTACCCGACCCTGGCGGAGGCGTACAAGGTGGCCGCCCTGGACGCCGTCAACAAGATCCGTAACGTGTCCCGGATCGACAGAGGTTGA
- a CDS encoding FGGY-family carbohydrate kinase, which produces MYGERAPVDDANLRAAFLNISLDTNRSDLLRAVFEGVALNTRWLAGAVDRFLGAPVTSMAVTGGGALSDSWCQIFADVLGIEIRRDAQPLAVNARGAGWIGAVGVGMLSFADIPALMRTDRVFTPTPAHRATYDELFAVYRDLHRRLAPVYRRLHR; this is translated from the coding sequence CTGTACGGCGAACGCGCCCCCGTCGACGACGCCAACCTGCGTGCCGCGTTCCTCAACATCTCCCTCGACACCAACCGCTCGGACCTGCTGCGGGCGGTCTTCGAGGGGGTCGCGTTGAACACCCGGTGGCTGGCCGGGGCGGTCGACCGGTTCCTCGGCGCGCCGGTCACCTCGATGGCCGTCACGGGAGGCGGCGCGTTGTCGGACTCGTGGTGCCAGATCTTCGCCGATGTGCTGGGCATCGAGATCCGCCGCGACGCCCAGCCGCTCGCCGTCAACGCCCGGGGCGCGGGCTGGATCGGCGCTGTCGGCGTGGGAATGCTCTCCTTCGCCGACATCCCCGCGCTGATGCGCACCGACCGGGTGTTCACCCCGACGCCCGCCCACCGGGCGACCTACGACGAGTTGTTCGCCGTCTACCGGGATCTGCACCGGCGGCTGGCCCCGGTCTACCGGCGACTGCACCGCTGA